From a single Sparus aurata chromosome 13, fSpaAur1.1, whole genome shotgun sequence genomic region:
- the sytl2a gene encoding synaptotagmin-like protein 2 isoform X1: protein MIDLSFLSEEEQETILAVLRRDAQLKKAEEQRVQNLQRTVSDRGQLRYMTGEWFYETKQLRHQDRIHGSDIIRASMKQKHTQKPLTILELSQMLPEKPSFVSCDNKEVFVPSVLCGILQEPQTQLSNKTYENQNLETQDTSKPVLLSPTKQRKNPFNTEITASHTFEGKDSQLLDKPVDQTQTPYEGHLPSSDSCISFATEVKQDPRDSLVTQNASVPMAMPENRAASPSSHESFAETDEPEGRQTNSAAPRGILKRLSTSSSTDSLISRMDPQSAVSLDYLTETLIDRKQVRFSSTVGQTRVEWQDGKELGEHSLLDNDSIAPFRLENNSDLENAVSTAVGTCRPLFRQSQVDSQEGELKCKNEAYLLEQEAGQHQVLGDVFEPCQLEFLSPVRSGLISAEQESGPPVHYTQANAIDWPTGHIIQHQKLPEQSIESSVEATSDTKPSTNGSSEGTSYAFAAKPRRGKLGFSTSENIKPVEVQSTQKEDVKISKPNFCRGPANTTLYESTSVKQEVKPSVVRTLPLTALQNTPFQETVTSVKAQQEATEGRVVQPPERLSNLNTSWEREKTGPKIIFTREEAGHTDIAKSEASHHPKTISDVVSIGNNISHQLVVAVEDTAFTSQERSLSPQTDCSLNLSKEDGTYRANPVILYDETDDSLTGSVTESQISEPLDSVNTPVPSSVAINTQKQKGDIPVSFPWNSISSPQEHKPAKIIELKHLWEKENRGIYRTQDNSNKHKAPISSIFSNKVVSPKFDLRTSSDGRDKFEGEAQTSLYKTKSNVLKYFKVTDKGFVCQSSDRSQLRSSGSTVDMQSTYHQYQVKADTEAQERPLIPSKSQTSRSNDQDDEVRRSPSKTCHPRVLPRESSSPKKSRLECSPLKTFPINIDPQTKDAEAHPWKPTAAPRQRKSPTREAMQTVMTDSKPSKDIISCPLPLHQEDKATYSGYDKSSSPSTSTPSKQPPDKNLGSFKHLVRSFVPHDYQHYLGPQETCYVPTFDQGKAAAAAADNNALHRPQNALEDFVQNQNDSPTEGNAPRGSSWVVQNKDGNFSHKTTTTAWSLTRASSSSYDETSSPVMSTLKRLSARSMSSSKSLENLTTQTISSPPSALTLSNSEQMKTSMSVPVLQKEETDSDSTFETSLGWRRNTGSSMSDISLSSGMVSMSSVSGSISSIYPAFIGDSEVQGSIQFAANYIQKLGEFHIFVVHCRDLAVAETKKNCSDPYVKCYLLPDKTKLGKRKTTVKKKTLNPTYNEILRFKVIMEVLKTQNFNISVWHNDTFGRNSFLGEVVLDLSEWDFSNTEINEYALKARVSAQTSTLSPSHLMDSRGQMRVALRFLPQASHGKRPSRMETGEVQIWVKDCKNLPPVRGVIIDSFVKCTVLPDTSRKSRQKTRVVKRTANPMFNHTMVYDGFRPEDLKEACVEITVWDHDRLNNHYIGGLRLGLGTGKSYGTEVVWMDSTTDEAQLWQRMLQSDAEWVEDVLPLRMW from the exons ATGATCGACCTGAGTTTCCTGtcggaggaggagcaggagaccATCCTGGCTGTGTTGAGAAGGGATGCTCAGCTGAAGAAGGCTGAGGAACAGCGTGTCCA GAACCTCCAGAGGACTGTCAGTGACAGGGGCCAACTGAGGTATATGACTGGAGAATGGTTCTACGAGACCAAGCAGCTTCGCCATCAGGATCGAATCCATGGATCTGACATCATCAGGGCCTccatgaaacagaaacacacacagaaaccgCTGACTATAT TGGAACTCTCCCAGATGTTGCCTGAGAAACCCAGTTTTGTCAGCTGTGATAATAAAGAAGTGTTCGTCCCATCTGTTCTCTGTGGAATCCTTCAGGAGCCTCAAACACAGCTAAGCAATAAAAC ATATGAAAACCAGAACCTTGAAACACAAGATACATCCAAACCAGTTTTACTTTCACCAACTAAG CAAAGAAAAAATCCATTCAACACTGAGATCACTGCAAGTCACACTTTTGAGGGAAAGGACAGTCAGTTATTGGACAAACCTGTGGATCAAACCCAGACACCGTATGAGG GGCATTTACCATCGTCTGACAGCTGCATTTCTTTTGCTACTGAAGTCAAACAAGACCCTAGAGATAGCCTGGTCACCCAGAATGCATCTGTTCCCATGGCAATGCCTGAAAACAGAGCAGCCAGTCCCAGTTCTCACGAGTCATTTGCTGAGACAGATGAGCCAGAAGGTCGGCAAACTAACTCTGCTGCTCCACGTGGCATCCTCAAGCGCTTGTCCACTTCTAGCTCAACAGACTCCCTTATCTCCCGCATGGACCCACAGAGTGCAGTTAGCCTGGATTATCTTACTGAGAccttgatagacaggaagcaggTAAGGTTTAGCTCCACTGTTGGTCAGACCAGAGTTGAGTGGCAGGATGGGAAGGAGTTGGGAGAGCACAGTTTGCTGGACAATGACTCCATCGCTCCTTTTAGGCTGGAAAATAATAGTGACCTTGAGAATGCCGTCAGTACCGCTGTTGGCACATGTAGGCCTTTATTCAGACAGAGTCAAGTGGATTCTCAGGAAGGTGAACTCAAGTGCAAAAACGAGGCATACCTTCTAGAGCAAGAAGCTGGCCAACACCAGGTCCTCGGTG ATGTCTTTGAGCCCTGTCAGTTGGAGTTCTTAAGCCCAGTACGGTCTGGGCTCATTTCTGCTGAGCAGGAGTCAGGACCACCTGTTCACTACACTCAGGCTAACGCAATAGACTGGCCAACAGGACACATCATCCAACACCAGAAACTACCTGAACAAAGCATTGAAAGTTCTGTTGAGGCCACCTCAGATACTAAACCATCAACTAATGGCAGCTCAGAGGGTACATCTTATGCTTTTGCAGCGAAGCCTAGACGAGGAAAACTTGGATTTTCTACAAGTGAGAACATTAAACCTGTTGAGGTACAGAGTACACAGAAAGAAGATGTAAAGATATCTAAACCGAATTTCTGCCGAGGTCCTGCAAATACAACCTTGTATGAATCTACAAGTGTCAAACAAGAAGTTAAACCATCTGTGGTCAGAACACTGCCACTAACAGCATTGCAGAACACTCCCTTTCAAGAAACTGTGACCTCAGTGAAAGCTCAACAAGAGGCAACAGAAGGCAGAGTTGTTCAGCCTCCAGAGAGACTGTCTAATCTGAACACTTcctgggagagagaaaaaactggTCCCAAAATAATATTTACCAGAGAAGAGGCAGGGCACACTGACATTGCCAAGAGTGAAGCTTCACATCATCCTAAGACTATCTCTGATGTGGTGAGCATAGGCAACAATATCTCACATCAATTGGTAGTGGCAGTTGAAGATACTGCTTTCACATCCCAAGAAAGGAGTTTGTCACCACAGACTGATTGTAGCCTCAATTTATCTAAAGAAGATGGCACATACAGAGCAAATCCAGTCATCCTCTATGATGAGACAGATGACTCTCTAACAGGCTCAGTAACAGAGTCACAGATTTCTGAGCCACTGGATAGTGTCAACACTCCTGTGCCTTCCTCTGTAGCCATCAACACCCAAAAGCAAAAGGGGGATATTCCAGTTTCCTTCCCTTGGAATTCCATTTCCAGTCCTCAAGAGCACAAGCCAGCCAAAATCATTGAGCTGAAACATTTGTGGGAGAAGGAAAATAGAGGAATATACAGGACCCAGGATAATTCCAACAAGCATAAAGCCCCTATCAGTTCAATATTCAGTAACAAAGTGGTTTCCCCTAAGTTTGATCTGAGAACATCCTCAGATGGCAGAGATAAGTTTGAGGGAGAAGCACAAACATCTCTATACAAAACTAAGTctaatgttttgaaatatttcaaagTAACAGACAAGGGTTTTGTCTGTCAGAGTTCAGACAGATCACAGCTGAGGAGTTCTGGTAGTACTGTAGATATGCAGTCAACATATCATCAATACCAGGTCAAGGCTGACACAGAAGCTCAAGAAAGGCCCCTCATTCCTAGTAAATCCCAAACTTCAAGATCAAATGACCAGGATGACGAGGTCAGGAGGAGTCCATCTAAGACCTGCCACCCAAGGGTCTTACCTAGAGAATCCTCCAGTCCCAAGAAATCCAGACTGGAATGCTCTCCCTTAAAAACGTTTCCAATAAACATCGACCCGCAAACTAAGGATGCTGAAGCGCATCCTTGGAAGCCAACAGCAGCACCAAGACAGAGGAAGAGTCCCACTCGTGAAGCAATGCAGACAGTGATGACTGACAGTAAACCTAGCAAAGACATCATCTCATGTCCTCTCCCTTTACATCAAGAAGACAAAGCAACTTATTCTGGTTATGATAAAAGTTCAAGCCCCTCTACTTCAACACCATCCAAACAACCCCCAGACAAGAATTTGGGGTCATTCAAACACCTTGTTAGATCATTCGTCCCTCATGATTATCAACACTACCTCGGGCCACAGGAGACATGCTATGTTCCCACTTTTGACCAAGggaaagctgctgctgctgctgctgataatAATGCCCTACACAGACCACAAAATGCCCTTGAAGACTTTGTGCAAAACCAGAATGACAGTCCCACTGAGGGGAATGCTCCAAGGGGCAGTTCTTGGGTTGTGCAAAATAAAGATGGAAACTTCagccacaaaacaacaactacGGCCTGGTCTCTGACTCGGGCAAGTTCAAGCA GTTATGATGAGACTTCTAGTCCTGTTATGTCAACTCTGAAACGATTATCTGCAAGGAGCATGTCCTCTTCCAAAAGTCTGGAAAACCTCACCACACAAACAA TTTCTTCTCCACCATCAGCCTTGACTCTCTCCAACTCAGAGCAGATGAAAACCAGCATGTCAGTGCCTGTTCTTCAAAAGGAGGAG acagacagtgacagTACTTTTGAGACCAGCCTGGGCTGGAGAAGAAACACAGGCAGCTCCATGTCTGATATAAGTCTCTCCTCGGGAATGGTCTCCATGTCATCT GTCAGtggcagcatcagcagcatttACCCTGCATTTATTGGTGACAGTGAAGTCCAAGGAAGCATCCAGTTTGCTGCGAACTACATCCAGAAACTTGGAGAGTTTCACATCTTTGTGGTACACTGCAGGGATCTGGCCGTGGCTGAAACCAAGAAGAACTGCTCTGACCC GTATGTGAAATGTTACCTTCTTCCAGACAAAACAAAGTTAGGGAAGAGAAAAACCACTGTGAAAAAGAAGACACTAAACCCCACCTACAATGAAATACTAAGG TTTAAAGTCATAATGGAGGTGCtgaaaactcagaattttaacatcTCGGTATGGCACAATGACACCTTTGGGCGGAACAGTTTCCTGGGCGAGGTGGTCTTGGATTTGTCAGAGTGGGATTTCAGTAACACAGAGATAAATGAATATGCCTTAAAAGCCAGG GTCTCAGCACAAACTTCAACATTGTCTCCCTCACATCTGAtggacagcagaggacagaTGAGAGTTGCCCTGAGATTCCTGCCACAGGCGTCCCATG GTAAGAGACCATCTAGGATGGAGACTGGTGAGGTGCAGATTTGGGTGAAAGACTGCAAGAATCTTCCTCCAGTCAGAGGAGTTATTATTGACTCTTTTGTGAAATG CACCGTACTTCCTGACACAAGTCGGAAAAGTCGACAGAAGACACGGGTGGTGAAGAGGACAGCCAACCCAATGTTTAACCACACAATGGTGTACGATGGCTTCCGACCAGAAGACCTCAAAGAGGCCTGTGTGGAGATCACAGTCTGGGATCATGACCGACTGAACAACCACTATATTGGGGGTCTGAGGCTTGGGCTAGGGACAG
- the sytl2a gene encoding synaptotagmin-like protein 2 isoform X4: MIDLSFLSEEEQETILAVLRRDAQLKKAEEQRVQNLQRTVSDRGQLRYMTGEWFYETKQLRHQDRIHGSDIIRASMKQKHTQKPLTILELSQMLPEKPSFVSCDNKEVFVPSVLCGILQEPQTQLSNKTYENQNLETQDTSKPVLLSPTKQRKNPFNTEITASHTFEGKDSQLLDKPVDQTQTPYEDVFEPCQLEFLSPVRSGLISAEQESGPPVHYTQANAIDWPTGHIIQHQKLPEQSIESSVEATSDTKPSTNGSSEGTSYAFAAKPRRGKLGFSTSENIKPVEVQSTQKEDVKISKPNFCRGPANTTLYESTSVKQEVKPSVVRTLPLTALQNTPFQETVTSVKAQQEATEGRVVQPPERLSNLNTSWEREKTGPKIIFTREEAGHTDIAKSEASHHPKTISDVVSIGNNISHQLVVAVEDTAFTSQERSLSPQTDCSLNLSKEDGTYRANPVILYDETDDSLTGSVTESQISEPLDSVNTPVPSSVAINTQKQKGDIPVSFPWNSISSPQEHKPAKIIELKHLWEKENRGIYRTQDNSNKHKAPISSIFSNKVVSPKFDLRTSSDGRDKFEGEAQTSLYKTKSNVLKYFKVTDKGFVCQSSDRSQLRSSGSTVDMQSTYHQYQVKADTEAQERPLIPSKSQTSRSNDQDDEVRRSPSKTCHPRVLPRESSSPKKSRLECSPLKTFPINIDPQTKDAEAHPWKPTAAPRQRKSPTREAMQTVMTDSKPSKDIISCPLPLHQEDKATYSGYDKSSSPSTSTPSKQPPDKNLGSFKHLVRSFVPHDYQHYLGPQETCYVPTFDQGKAAAAAADNNALHRPQNALEDFVQNQNDSPTEGNAPRGSSWVVQNKDGNFSHKTTTTAWSLTRASSSSYDETSSPVMSTLKRLSARSMSSSKSLENLTTQTISSPPSALTLSNSEQMKTSMSVPVLQKEETDSDSTFETSLGWRRNTGSSMSDISLSSGMVSMSSVSGSISSIYPAFIGDSEVQGSIQFAANYIQKLGEFHIFVVHCRDLAVAETKKNCSDPYVKCYLLPDKTKLGKRKTTVKKKTLNPTYNEILRFKVIMEVLKTQNFNISVWHNDTFGRNSFLGEVVLDLSEWDFSNTEINEYALKARVSAQTSTLSPSHLMDSRGQMRVALRFLPQASHGKRPSRMETGEVQIWVKDCKNLPPVRGVIIDSFVKCTVLPDTSRKSRQKTRVVKRTANPMFNHTMVYDGFRPEDLKEACVEITVWDHDRLNNHYIGGLRLGLGTGKSYGTEVVWMDSTTDEAQLWQRMLQSDAEWVEDVLPLRMW; encoded by the exons ATGATCGACCTGAGTTTCCTGtcggaggaggagcaggagaccATCCTGGCTGTGTTGAGAAGGGATGCTCAGCTGAAGAAGGCTGAGGAACAGCGTGTCCA GAACCTCCAGAGGACTGTCAGTGACAGGGGCCAACTGAGGTATATGACTGGAGAATGGTTCTACGAGACCAAGCAGCTTCGCCATCAGGATCGAATCCATGGATCTGACATCATCAGGGCCTccatgaaacagaaacacacacagaaaccgCTGACTATAT TGGAACTCTCCCAGATGTTGCCTGAGAAACCCAGTTTTGTCAGCTGTGATAATAAAGAAGTGTTCGTCCCATCTGTTCTCTGTGGAATCCTTCAGGAGCCTCAAACACAGCTAAGCAATAAAAC ATATGAAAACCAGAACCTTGAAACACAAGATACATCCAAACCAGTTTTACTTTCACCAACTAAG CAAAGAAAAAATCCATTCAACACTGAGATCACTGCAAGTCACACTTTTGAGGGAAAGGACAGTCAGTTATTGGACAAACCTGTGGATCAAACCCAGACACCGTATGAGG ATGTCTTTGAGCCCTGTCAGTTGGAGTTCTTAAGCCCAGTACGGTCTGGGCTCATTTCTGCTGAGCAGGAGTCAGGACCACCTGTTCACTACACTCAGGCTAACGCAATAGACTGGCCAACAGGACACATCATCCAACACCAGAAACTACCTGAACAAAGCATTGAAAGTTCTGTTGAGGCCACCTCAGATACTAAACCATCAACTAATGGCAGCTCAGAGGGTACATCTTATGCTTTTGCAGCGAAGCCTAGACGAGGAAAACTTGGATTTTCTACAAGTGAGAACATTAAACCTGTTGAGGTACAGAGTACACAGAAAGAAGATGTAAAGATATCTAAACCGAATTTCTGCCGAGGTCCTGCAAATACAACCTTGTATGAATCTACAAGTGTCAAACAAGAAGTTAAACCATCTGTGGTCAGAACACTGCCACTAACAGCATTGCAGAACACTCCCTTTCAAGAAACTGTGACCTCAGTGAAAGCTCAACAAGAGGCAACAGAAGGCAGAGTTGTTCAGCCTCCAGAGAGACTGTCTAATCTGAACACTTcctgggagagagaaaaaactggTCCCAAAATAATATTTACCAGAGAAGAGGCAGGGCACACTGACATTGCCAAGAGTGAAGCTTCACATCATCCTAAGACTATCTCTGATGTGGTGAGCATAGGCAACAATATCTCACATCAATTGGTAGTGGCAGTTGAAGATACTGCTTTCACATCCCAAGAAAGGAGTTTGTCACCACAGACTGATTGTAGCCTCAATTTATCTAAAGAAGATGGCACATACAGAGCAAATCCAGTCATCCTCTATGATGAGACAGATGACTCTCTAACAGGCTCAGTAACAGAGTCACAGATTTCTGAGCCACTGGATAGTGTCAACACTCCTGTGCCTTCCTCTGTAGCCATCAACACCCAAAAGCAAAAGGGGGATATTCCAGTTTCCTTCCCTTGGAATTCCATTTCCAGTCCTCAAGAGCACAAGCCAGCCAAAATCATTGAGCTGAAACATTTGTGGGAGAAGGAAAATAGAGGAATATACAGGACCCAGGATAATTCCAACAAGCATAAAGCCCCTATCAGTTCAATATTCAGTAACAAAGTGGTTTCCCCTAAGTTTGATCTGAGAACATCCTCAGATGGCAGAGATAAGTTTGAGGGAGAAGCACAAACATCTCTATACAAAACTAAGTctaatgttttgaaatatttcaaagTAACAGACAAGGGTTTTGTCTGTCAGAGTTCAGACAGATCACAGCTGAGGAGTTCTGGTAGTACTGTAGATATGCAGTCAACATATCATCAATACCAGGTCAAGGCTGACACAGAAGCTCAAGAAAGGCCCCTCATTCCTAGTAAATCCCAAACTTCAAGATCAAATGACCAGGATGACGAGGTCAGGAGGAGTCCATCTAAGACCTGCCACCCAAGGGTCTTACCTAGAGAATCCTCCAGTCCCAAGAAATCCAGACTGGAATGCTCTCCCTTAAAAACGTTTCCAATAAACATCGACCCGCAAACTAAGGATGCTGAAGCGCATCCTTGGAAGCCAACAGCAGCACCAAGACAGAGGAAGAGTCCCACTCGTGAAGCAATGCAGACAGTGATGACTGACAGTAAACCTAGCAAAGACATCATCTCATGTCCTCTCCCTTTACATCAAGAAGACAAAGCAACTTATTCTGGTTATGATAAAAGTTCAAGCCCCTCTACTTCAACACCATCCAAACAACCCCCAGACAAGAATTTGGGGTCATTCAAACACCTTGTTAGATCATTCGTCCCTCATGATTATCAACACTACCTCGGGCCACAGGAGACATGCTATGTTCCCACTTTTGACCAAGggaaagctgctgctgctgctgctgataatAATGCCCTACACAGACCACAAAATGCCCTTGAAGACTTTGTGCAAAACCAGAATGACAGTCCCACTGAGGGGAATGCTCCAAGGGGCAGTTCTTGGGTTGTGCAAAATAAAGATGGAAACTTCagccacaaaacaacaactacGGCCTGGTCTCTGACTCGGGCAAGTTCAAGCA GTTATGATGAGACTTCTAGTCCTGTTATGTCAACTCTGAAACGATTATCTGCAAGGAGCATGTCCTCTTCCAAAAGTCTGGAAAACCTCACCACACAAACAA TTTCTTCTCCACCATCAGCCTTGACTCTCTCCAACTCAGAGCAGATGAAAACCAGCATGTCAGTGCCTGTTCTTCAAAAGGAGGAG acagacagtgacagTACTTTTGAGACCAGCCTGGGCTGGAGAAGAAACACAGGCAGCTCCATGTCTGATATAAGTCTCTCCTCGGGAATGGTCTCCATGTCATCT GTCAGtggcagcatcagcagcatttACCCTGCATTTATTGGTGACAGTGAAGTCCAAGGAAGCATCCAGTTTGCTGCGAACTACATCCAGAAACTTGGAGAGTTTCACATCTTTGTGGTACACTGCAGGGATCTGGCCGTGGCTGAAACCAAGAAGAACTGCTCTGACCC GTATGTGAAATGTTACCTTCTTCCAGACAAAACAAAGTTAGGGAAGAGAAAAACCACTGTGAAAAAGAAGACACTAAACCCCACCTACAATGAAATACTAAGG TTTAAAGTCATAATGGAGGTGCtgaaaactcagaattttaacatcTCGGTATGGCACAATGACACCTTTGGGCGGAACAGTTTCCTGGGCGAGGTGGTCTTGGATTTGTCAGAGTGGGATTTCAGTAACACAGAGATAAATGAATATGCCTTAAAAGCCAGG GTCTCAGCACAAACTTCAACATTGTCTCCCTCACATCTGAtggacagcagaggacagaTGAGAGTTGCCCTGAGATTCCTGCCACAGGCGTCCCATG GTAAGAGACCATCTAGGATGGAGACTGGTGAGGTGCAGATTTGGGTGAAAGACTGCAAGAATCTTCCTCCAGTCAGAGGAGTTATTATTGACTCTTTTGTGAAATG CACCGTACTTCCTGACACAAGTCGGAAAAGTCGACAGAAGACACGGGTGGTGAAGAGGACAGCCAACCCAATGTTTAACCACACAATGGTGTACGATGGCTTCCGACCAGAAGACCTCAAAGAGGCCTGTGTGGAGATCACAGTCTGGGATCATGACCGACTGAACAACCACTATATTGGGGGTCTGAGGCTTGGGCTAGGGACAG
- the sytl2a gene encoding synaptotagmin-like protein 2 isoform X5, with protein sequence MIDLSFLSEEEQETILAVLRRDAQLKKAEEQRVQNLQRTVSDRGQLRYMTGEWFYETKQLRHQDRIHGSDIIRASMKQKHTQKPLTILELSQMLPEKPSFVSCDNKEVFVPSVLCGILQEPQTQLSNKTYENQNLETQDTSKPVLLSPTKQRKNPFNTEITASHTFEGKDSQLLDKPVDQTQTPYEGYDETSSPVMSTLKRLSARSMSSSKSLENLTTQTISSPPSALTLSNSEQMKTSMSVPVLQKEETDSDSTFETSLGWRRNTGSSMSDISLSSGMVSMSSVSGSISSIYPAFIGDSEVQGSIQFAANYIQKLGEFHIFVVHCRDLAVAETKKNCSDPYVKCYLLPDKTKLGKRKTTVKKKTLNPTYNEILRFKVIMEVLKTQNFNISVWHNDTFGRNSFLGEVVLDLSEWDFSNTEINEYALKARVSAQTSTLSPSHLMDSRGQMRVALRFLPQASHGKRPSRMETGEVQIWVKDCKNLPPVRGVIIDSFVKCTVLPDTSRKSRQKTRVVKRTANPMFNHTMVYDGFRPEDLKEACVEITVWDHDRLNNHYIGGLRLGLGTGKSYGTEVVWMDSTTDEAQLWQRMLQSDAEWVEDVLPLRMW encoded by the exons ATGATCGACCTGAGTTTCCTGtcggaggaggagcaggagaccATCCTGGCTGTGTTGAGAAGGGATGCTCAGCTGAAGAAGGCTGAGGAACAGCGTGTCCA GAACCTCCAGAGGACTGTCAGTGACAGGGGCCAACTGAGGTATATGACTGGAGAATGGTTCTACGAGACCAAGCAGCTTCGCCATCAGGATCGAATCCATGGATCTGACATCATCAGGGCCTccatgaaacagaaacacacacagaaaccgCTGACTATAT TGGAACTCTCCCAGATGTTGCCTGAGAAACCCAGTTTTGTCAGCTGTGATAATAAAGAAGTGTTCGTCCCATCTGTTCTCTGTGGAATCCTTCAGGAGCCTCAAACACAGCTAAGCAATAAAAC ATATGAAAACCAGAACCTTGAAACACAAGATACATCCAAACCAGTTTTACTTTCACCAACTAAG CAAAGAAAAAATCCATTCAACACTGAGATCACTGCAAGTCACACTTTTGAGGGAAAGGACAGTCAGTTATTGGACAAACCTGTGGATCAAACCCAGACACCGTATGAGG GTTATGATGAGACTTCTAGTCCTGTTATGTCAACTCTGAAACGATTATCTGCAAGGAGCATGTCCTCTTCCAAAAGTCTGGAAAACCTCACCACACAAACAA TTTCTTCTCCACCATCAGCCTTGACTCTCTCCAACTCAGAGCAGATGAAAACCAGCATGTCAGTGCCTGTTCTTCAAAAGGAGGAG acagacagtgacagTACTTTTGAGACCAGCCTGGGCTGGAGAAGAAACACAGGCAGCTCCATGTCTGATATAAGTCTCTCCTCGGGAATGGTCTCCATGTCATCT GTCAGtggcagcatcagcagcatttACCCTGCATTTATTGGTGACAGTGAAGTCCAAGGAAGCATCCAGTTTGCTGCGAACTACATCCAGAAACTTGGAGAGTTTCACATCTTTGTGGTACACTGCAGGGATCTGGCCGTGGCTGAAACCAAGAAGAACTGCTCTGACCC GTATGTGAAATGTTACCTTCTTCCAGACAAAACAAAGTTAGGGAAGAGAAAAACCACTGTGAAAAAGAAGACACTAAACCCCACCTACAATGAAATACTAAGG TTTAAAGTCATAATGGAGGTGCtgaaaactcagaattttaacatcTCGGTATGGCACAATGACACCTTTGGGCGGAACAGTTTCCTGGGCGAGGTGGTCTTGGATTTGTCAGAGTGGGATTTCAGTAACACAGAGATAAATGAATATGCCTTAAAAGCCAGG GTCTCAGCACAAACTTCAACATTGTCTCCCTCACATCTGAtggacagcagaggacagaTGAGAGTTGCCCTGAGATTCCTGCCACAGGCGTCCCATG GTAAGAGACCATCTAGGATGGAGACTGGTGAGGTGCAGATTTGGGTGAAAGACTGCAAGAATCTTCCTCCAGTCAGAGGAGTTATTATTGACTCTTTTGTGAAATG CACCGTACTTCCTGACACAAGTCGGAAAAGTCGACAGAAGACACGGGTGGTGAAGAGGACAGCCAACCCAATGTTTAACCACACAATGGTGTACGATGGCTTCCGACCAGAAGACCTCAAAGAGGCCTGTGTGGAGATCACAGTCTGGGATCATGACCGACTGAACAACCACTATATTGGGGGTCTGAGGCTTGGGCTAGGGACAG